The nucleotide window GCGCAGCTACCTGGTAAAATAACCGGGACGAACCAGGTATTATTGCCCAATGGCTGGAAACTAAGTCCCGCCGGCCACGCCTCACTACCACTTGGCGATTTGCCCTTAAACCTTCAGCTTTCATCATCAGGGAAATATCTGGCAGTTACCAATAACGGGCAAAGCACACAGTCGATACAATTAATAGACGCCAAAGCACAGAAGATACTGGATACGCGGGTAATAGATCAATCATGGTATGGTTTGGTGTTTAGCAATGATGAGAAAACGTTATACGCAGCAGGCGGTAACAAGAATTGCATAGTAGTTTATCCTATCAAAAACAATAAACTGGGCAAAGCCGATACCATCAGCCTTGGCAAACCCTGGCCGGATGAAAAAATATGCGCGGCAGGCTTGGTTATTACTAAAGATGGCAGCAAGCTATACGCGGTGACAAAAGAAGATAATTACATCTACACTATAGATCCAGGCAAAAAAAGTATCCTGAATAAAACAAAGCTACCAGCCGAGGCTTATGATTGCCTTTTATCGCCGGATGAAAAAACTTTGTATGTTTCTGTTTGGGGAAATCAGGAGGTAATTATCTATAATACACAAACCCAAAAAATTACCGGGCATATTAAAACCGGGGACCACCCTAACGAACTTTTGCTGAGTAAAAATGGTAAAATCCTGTTCGTAGCTAACGCCAATGACAATTCTGTTTCGGTAGTTAATACATCTACAGACGCGGTAATTGAAACATTTTCAACCGCTTTATACCCTACAACGTTAACCGGTTCAACTACTAACGGGCTGGCTTTATCGCCGGATGAAAAGATGCTATACATTGCCAATGCCGATAACAATTGCCTGGCGGTGTTTAATGTAACCAAACCCGGCAGCAGCCAAAGCATGGGCTTTATACCTGTAGGCTGGTACCCTACCAACGTAAAAACATTGGGCAACCAAATTTTTGTATCCAATGGTAAGGGGTTCACCTCTATGGCCAATCCAAGAGGCCCGCAACCTTTAAGAAAATCAGACGACGGCTATCAAACAGGATCAACCAATAAGCGTGACCAATACATAGCAGGCTTGTTTAAAGGCACCATGTCCATTATCGATGCGCCATCGGGCGATGAATTAAAGGCTTACACTAAACAGGTTTATGCTAATGCTTTGTTCACTAACGATAAGGTAAATCTTGCGCAGGGGCTGGAAGGAAATCCTATTCCGCGTAAACTGGGAGATAAATCGCCTATAAAACATGTGTTTTACATTATCAAAGAGAACCGCACTTACGACCAGGTTTTGGGTGATGTAAAACAAGGCATGGGCGATAGTGCGTTATGTATTTTTGGCCG belongs to Mucilaginibacter boryungensis and includes:
- a CDS encoding bifunctional YncE family protein/alkaline phosphatase family protein, with the protein product MSKKLSITYVLIVCFFQISLAQLPGKITGTNQVLLPNGWKLSPAGHASLPLGDLPLNLQLSSSGKYLAVTNNGQSTQSIQLIDAKAQKILDTRVIDQSWYGLVFSNDEKTLYAAGGNKNCIVVYPIKNNKLGKADTISLGKPWPDEKICAAGLVITKDGSKLYAVTKEDNYIYTIDPGKKSILNKTKLPAEAYDCLLSPDEKTLYVSVWGNQEVIIYNTQTQKITGHIKTGDHPNELLLSKNGKILFVANANDNSVSVVNTSTDAVIETFSTALYPTTLTGSTTNGLALSPDEKMLYIANADNNCLAVFNVTKPGSSQSMGFIPVGWYPTNVKTLGNQIFVSNGKGFTSMANPRGPQPLRKSDDGYQTGSTNKRDQYIAGLFKGTMSIIDAPSGDELKAYTKQVYANALFTNDKVNLAQGLEGNPIPRKLGDKSPIKHVFYIIKENRTYDQVLGDVKQGMGDSALCIFGRKVTPNQHALVNEFVLADNFYVDAEVSADGHNWSMGAYATDFLEKTWPTSYGKRGGAYGAEGAMHIANPRDGFIWDFCQRAGVTYRTYGEFADHDRARLKSLKGHACPHSPTFNLDITDQVRYNAWAHDFDSLLSINQVPQFNTVRICNDHTSGQKKGKISPISAVADNDLAVGKFVEHLSHSPIWKESVVFILEDDAQNGPDHIDAHRSPVYVVGPYVKRNAVVHSMYSTSGVLRTMELILGLPPMSQYDAAAMPLYDCFTNKPDFTPFTLKAPGVSLNIRNMAVNKSSKRSEAFDLADEDEVPDLDLNQVVWKSVKGEDSEMPAPKRSAFVILEKKKKHDSD